Proteins from one Thermococcus celericrescens genomic window:
- a CDS encoding S9 family peptidase, which yields MSNIEWDEKTFSRFAYLGDPRVRGSSVAYVLTKANLQDNKYESTVVVEDLETGARRFIENASMPRISPDGKKLAFTRPNGEKKATEIWVADVQTLSAKRVLTIKNVRSVEWNDDSRRLLVVGFKRRDDEDFVFDDDVPVWFDSMGFFDGEKTTFWILDTESEEILEQFEKPRFSSGIWHGDSIVVNVPHRIGSKPALSKFYDIYLWRDGEEEKLFERVSFEAVDSNGTVLLLRGKRESRYLSEHGWLYLWDGELKPVYEGPLDVYDAKLDGGKVYFLTPDAGRVNLWLWDGKAERIVAGDHWVYGFDVHDGRAVLLIATATRVPELYLYDGELMQLTDYNGPIFDRLKTFEPRHFRFKSKDLEIDGWYLTPELKEDEKAPVIVFVHGGPKGMYGHRFVYEMQLMASRGYYIVFVNPRGSNGYDEDFALRVLERTGLEDFEDIMAGIEEFFRLEPQADRDRVGITGISYGGFMTNWALTQSDLFKAGISENGISYWLTSYAFSDIGLWYDLEVIGPNPLKNENYRKLSPLFHAENVKAPILLIHSLEDYRCPLDQSLMFYNVLKDMGKEAYIAVFKKGPHGHSVRGSPKHRAKRYKLFIEFFERKLRKYEEGFDVEKILKEG from the coding sequence ATGAGCAACATCGAATGGGATGAGAAGACCTTTTCTAGGTTTGCGTACCTGGGTGACCCGAGGGTGCGGGGGAGCTCCGTCGCCTACGTTCTCACCAAGGCCAACCTACAGGACAACAAATACGAGAGCACGGTGGTCGTTGAGGATCTTGAGACAGGGGCGAGGCGCTTCATCGAGAACGCCTCCATGCCGAGGATCTCGCCGGATGGAAAGAAACTCGCTTTCACGCGTCCCAACGGGGAGAAGAAGGCAACGGAGATATGGGTGGCAGACGTTCAGACTCTGAGTGCCAAGAGGGTTTTAACCATCAAGAACGTCCGCTCTGTGGAGTGGAACGACGACTCCAGAAGGCTCCTTGTTGTGGGCTTCAAGCGCCGCGACGATGAGGATTTCGTCTTCGACGACGATGTTCCGGTCTGGTTCGACAGCATGGGGTTCTTCGACGGTGAGAAGACTACCTTCTGGATTCTCGATACGGAAAGCGAGGAGATACTCGAGCAGTTCGAGAAGCCGCGGTTTTCGAGCGGAATCTGGCACGGCGATTCCATAGTCGTCAACGTCCCGCACAGAATTGGTAGCAAGCCTGCCCTCTCAAAGTTCTATGACATCTATCTCTGGAGGGACGGTGAAGAGGAGAAGCTTTTTGAGCGCGTTTCTTTTGAGGCGGTGGATTCCAACGGGACGGTCCTTCTCCTTAGGGGTAAGAGGGAGTCGAGATACCTCAGTGAGCACGGGTGGCTCTACCTCTGGGACGGAGAGCTCAAACCGGTCTACGAGGGCCCGCTGGACGTCTACGACGCCAAGCTGGACGGGGGGAAGGTCTACTTCCTGACCCCCGATGCCGGCAGGGTGAACCTCTGGCTCTGGGACGGGAAGGCCGAGAGAATCGTTGCCGGTGACCACTGGGTCTACGGCTTCGACGTCCACGATGGGAGGGCGGTTCTGCTTATAGCGACCGCCACCCGCGTTCCCGAGCTCTACCTCTACGACGGCGAGCTGATGCAGCTCACCGACTACAACGGCCCGATATTCGACCGGCTCAAGACCTTCGAACCGAGGCACTTCCGCTTCAAGAGCAAAGACCTTGAAATAGACGGCTGGTATCTTACGCCCGAGCTCAAGGAGGACGAAAAAGCTCCGGTTATAGTCTTCGTTCACGGCGGGCCCAAGGGCATGTATGGGCACAGGTTTGTTTACGAGATGCAGCTCATGGCGAGCAGGGGGTATTACATAGTCTTCGTGAACCCGCGCGGCAGCAACGGCTACGACGAGGACTTCGCGCTCCGCGTTCTGGAGAGAACCGGTCTGGAGGATTTCGAGGACATAATGGCCGGAATAGAGGAGTTCTTCAGGCTCGAACCCCAGGCGGACAGGGATAGGGTTGGCATAACGGGCATAAGCTACGGCGGCTTTATGACCAACTGGGCGCTGACTCAGAGCGACCTCTTCAAGGCCGGCATCAGCGAGAACGGCATAAGCTACTGGCTGACTAGCTATGCATTCTCCGACATTGGGCTCTGGTACGACCTTGAGGTTATAGGCCCGAACCCGCTCAAAAACGAGAACTACCGCAAGCTGAGTCCGCTCTTCCACGCGGAGAACGTCAAGGCGCCGATACTCCTCATCCACTCGCTGGAGGACTACCGCTGTCCCCTCGACCAGAGCCTGATGTTCTACAACGTGCTCAAGGACATGGGCAAGGAGGCCTACATAGCGGTCTTCAAGAAAGGCCCTCACGGCCACAGCGTCCGCGGAAGTCCAAAGCACAGGGCCAAGCGCTACAAGCTCTTCATCGAGTTCTTTGAGAGGAAGCTGAGGAAGTACGAGGAAGGGTTTGATGTTGAGAAGATACTCAAGGAGGGCTAA
- a CDS encoding ABC transporter permease subunit: MPEISGKDVGLYKMVLFLLSLFPAIAVEIDVSRFTTHYPNISPEGLGYLITADLLAKWLPGFLKFLLVPLILILLLSRFGSDFERGNVTLLLSKPLTRRRYFLSWVLEGLKLALISTLGIALSGALAMLAHGFEVRDYLIGSLALSLSLVGVIGVALLLLPFATSRDSGVFLGLGAFVVLLLLGKSDYSFIPTVYLERALSIGESLSVSYRAVGELLALCVALSLVGMEAFRRRELRGPESFSVPGFSFSPRGLYGVFLGLSLQSRRFIAFLALAVLTAFLNMGMLGDYHSNFGVPGVLNALISALNGVFLPFVVLPLGAVSISSAVEKGTVRVLLSKPLKRRNFFLGTLLSDLFAVFIGTTFYVALIVAYALHLGSPSGRTLELGLAFGSLLFLSLVQYLALSYLLSVFMRGRKALFLSLVLAFLLAFAVPISVTVASTSAEDSFLDALSKNSLPVPSPNLHYTVLERAVSPKRGLPPKSLAEILNYPGNLAMLVIPTVVYLAIAWLTFRKADLR; the protein is encoded by the coding sequence ATGCCAGAAATAAGCGGCAAGGATGTGGGCTTATACAAAATGGTGCTTTTCCTCCTCTCCCTCTTCCCGGCCATAGCGGTCGAGATAGACGTTTCCAGGTTCACTACCCACTATCCCAATATATCTCCTGAAGGGCTTGGCTACCTGATAACAGCAGACCTGCTCGCCAAGTGGCTCCCCGGCTTTCTCAAGTTCCTCCTGGTTCCCCTCATCTTAATCCTGCTCCTCTCGCGCTTCGGCTCGGACTTCGAGCGGGGCAACGTCACGCTCCTCCTCTCAAAGCCCCTCACGAGGAGGCGCTATTTCCTAAGCTGGGTACTTGAGGGCTTAAAGCTTGCCCTAATTTCCACCCTAGGGATTGCACTCTCGGGAGCGCTCGCGATGCTGGCTCACGGTTTCGAAGTTAGAGACTACCTCATAGGCTCACTTGCCCTCTCGCTCTCGCTGGTTGGTGTAATCGGAGTCGCCCTGCTCCTCCTTCCCTTCGCCACCTCCCGCGACTCTGGGGTCTTCCTCGGGCTTGGGGCGTTCGTTGTTCTCCTTCTCCTCGGAAAATCCGATTATTCGTTCATTCCGACGGTTTACCTTGAAAGAGCTCTTTCCATCGGGGAGAGCCTCTCGGTCTCTTATCGCGCCGTGGGGGAGCTCCTGGCTCTGTGCGTTGCACTCTCGCTCGTTGGGATGGAAGCCTTCCGGAGGAGGGAGCTGAGGGGCCCTGAGTCATTCTCGGTCCCCGGCTTTTCCTTCTCCCCCCGCGGGCTTTACGGCGTTTTCCTCGGGCTGAGCCTTCAGAGCAGGCGCTTCATTGCTTTCCTCGCCCTGGCCGTCCTGACGGCCTTCCTTAACATGGGCATGCTTGGGGATTATCACTCCAACTTCGGTGTTCCCGGTGTTTTAAATGCCTTAATCTCGGCCTTGAATGGCGTGTTCCTGCCCTTCGTAGTCCTCCCTCTTGGGGCAGTCTCGATAAGCTCGGCCGTTGAGAAAGGTACCGTGAGGGTTTTGCTGAGCAAACCCCTGAAAAGGAGGAACTTCTTCCTCGGGACGCTCCTGAGTGACCTCTTTGCGGTCTTCATTGGAACTACTTTCTACGTGGCCCTTATCGTTGCCTACGCCCTGCACCTCGGCTCTCCTTCAGGTAGAACCCTCGAACTCGGCCTTGCCTTTGGTTCCCTCCTTTTCCTCTCGCTCGTCCAGTATTTGGCCCTCAGCTACCTTCTGTCGGTTTTCATGAGGGGCAGGAAGGCACTTTTCCTCTCGCTGGTTCTGGCCTTCCTGCTGGCCTTTGCCGTTCCCATCTCCGTTACCGTGGCATCAACTTCGGCTGAGGATTCCTTCCTTGATGCCCTATCTAAGAACTCCCTTCCCGTGCCGAGTCCTAACCTGCACTACACCGTGCTTGAGAGGGCGGTCTCTCCGAAGAGGGGCCTTCCGCCAAAGTCCCTTGCTGAGATTCTCAACTATCCCGGCAACCTGGCGATGCTGGTCATACCTACGGTGGTTTATCTTGCAATCGCGTGGCTCACCTTCAGGAAAGCCGACCTGAGGTGA
- a CDS encoding radical SAM/SPASM domain-containing protein encodes MSGNVRPELHIFHVGGKYFVLHSPTGTLFEVDKKTYDFCRLVVESGWDDAREHFVRKYSESDWDYLIAEIKSDEDLRHVFFEAKPSIKPYLGLMRSKISSLSLNVMEDCNFACVYCYGDGGTYHTPNTRMSPEVGKKAIDLLMREGKKVVNVQFFGGEPLLNFPLIRELVHYAKERAKEHDKVVTFSITTNGYLITDKVIDFFLENNFTVTLSFDGPKDIQNHNRPLRGGYPTFDVVARNAKKMLERGVKVSVRATILPEQIGRYYEIYRFFVDFGFRNVHLEPATTNTPLTNEHAKLVESALEKIAKDELEHYKEKGIVYTKLREMVHMIYSGTYRHYPCGVARSYFGVSADGKMYPCHRFVGMEEFVVGRVDDFKWENEFIQNILHHTVDKRPKCSSCPIRAYCGGGCIYNNHYYNGDVFLPDEFHCSYMFALVKWGSWLYSNLDEDWLNKVFSRSPQRGVRGEDSNEAKTQKPKEVIAGV; translated from the coding sequence GTGGCAAGTATTTTGTTCTGCATTCACCTACAGGAACGCTATTTGAGGTTGATAAGAAAACCTACGACTTCTGCAGGCTTGTGGTAGAATCCGGTTGGGATGACGCCAGAGAGCATTTTGTAAGAAAGTACTCCGAATCCGACTGGGATTATTTGATAGCTGAAATTAAATCCGATGAAGATCTCCGTCACGTATTCTTTGAAGCTAAACCTTCAATAAAGCCTTACCTGGGCCTTATGAGATCCAAGATCTCTTCCCTCTCCCTTAACGTCATGGAAGACTGCAACTTTGCTTGTGTTTACTGTTATGGTGATGGCGGTACTTACCACACTCCCAACACCAGAATGAGCCCGGAAGTTGGTAAAAAGGCTATTGATTTGCTAATGAGAGAGGGAAAGAAGGTCGTTAATGTTCAGTTTTTCGGTGGCGAACCTTTGTTGAACTTTCCGCTGATTCGGGAGCTGGTTCACTATGCAAAAGAGAGAGCTAAGGAACACGATAAAGTTGTTACTTTCAGCATAACCACCAACGGCTACCTTATCACGGACAAGGTCATTGACTTTTTCCTCGAGAACAACTTCACGGTGACTCTAAGCTTTGATGGTCCTAAAGACATTCAAAATCATAACAGGCCCCTGCGCGGCGGGTATCCGACCTTTGACGTTGTCGCGAGGAATGCAAAGAAGATGCTTGAGCGCGGCGTTAAGGTTAGCGTCCGCGCGACTATTCTGCCCGAACAGATCGGCAGGTACTATGAGATTTACCGGTTCTTCGTTGATTTTGGGTTTAGGAACGTTCATCTTGAGCCTGCGACTACCAATACTCCACTAACCAATGAACATGCTAAACTCGTTGAATCTGCCCTGGAAAAGATAGCGAAGGACGAGCTTGAACACTACAAAGAGAAGGGAATCGTTTACACGAAGCTCCGTGAGATGGTTCACATGATCTACTCCGGCACCTACCGCCATTATCCATGCGGCGTTGCCAGGAGCTACTTTGGGGTTTCGGCGGACGGTAAGATGTATCCCTGCCACAGATTCGTCGGGATGGAAGAATTTGTGGTTGGTCGTGTTGATGATTTCAAGTGGGAGAACGAGTTCATTCAGAATATTCTGCACCATACTGTGGACAAGCGACCGAAGTGTTCGAGCTGTCCTATTAGAGCCTACTGCGGCGGTGGCTGTATATACAACAACCACTACTACAACGGCGACGTATTTCTTCCCGACGAGTTCCACTGCTCTTACATGTTTGCTCTCGTGAAGTGGGGTTCCTGGCTCTACTCGAATCTTGACGAGGATTGGTTGAATAAGGTCTTCTCACGCTCACCCCAGAGAGGGGTGAGGGGTGAGGACTCCAATGAGGCCAAAACACAAAAACCAAAGGAGGTGATAGCAGGTGTTTAA
- a CDS encoding ABC transporter permease subunit gives MGRAIFRALLNYLLLILLVALISGIGIKDYQFYRADMDFSLLPPAERAVIEANASAMGMDPYDYYMRFVAPKDYPTLAMNLLHAGLYTLHHALFDPDYDYPVPRRLMVARTLALILLAEVAIVLIGFPLAKLALRKRRLRSTVRFLARVFNGLPVWAVAALFSLLIIMSTLPNYLINGLGTSISLTRNLAYMAFPLISIVLVALWEFVEALVILLRDEFGKEYVRAKRAMGLPERRVERHVLRAVMPSFLGFLFQHFVEVSTLALVVDAFFGLFGLGKMLQWGFRISGDLYTLDPDVFFYPLAVFMVVNFFILLAVTVLSELLAPGGGGVEA, from the coding sequence ATGGGCCGAGCTATCTTCCGCGCCCTCCTCAATTACCTCCTCCTCATTCTCCTAGTGGCGCTCATCTCCGGCATCGGGATAAAGGATTACCAGTTCTACCGGGCGGACATGGACTTCAGCCTGCTGCCCCCTGCGGAGCGGGCGGTTATAGAGGCCAACGCAAGTGCCATGGGAATGGATCCCTACGACTACTACATGCGTTTCGTGGCCCCAAAGGACTATCCAACCCTCGCGATGAATCTCCTCCATGCGGGGCTCTACACGCTTCACCACGCCCTCTTCGACCCGGACTACGACTACCCGGTACCCAGGAGGCTCATGGTGGCCAGAACGCTGGCGCTGATTCTCCTGGCGGAGGTTGCGATAGTCCTCATCGGCTTCCCGCTGGCGAAGCTCGCCCTCAGGAAAAGGCGCCTCCGCTCTACCGTCCGCTTTCTCGCCAGGGTCTTCAACGGCCTCCCCGTCTGGGCGGTGGCGGCGCTCTTCTCGCTCCTCATCATAATGAGCACGCTCCCCAACTACCTGATAAACGGCCTCGGCACATCGATCTCCCTCACCAGGAACCTCGCCTACATGGCCTTCCCGTTGATTTCCATAGTTCTCGTCGCCCTCTGGGAGTTCGTCGAGGCCCTGGTAATACTCCTCAGGGATGAGTTCGGGAAGGAGTACGTGCGCGCCAAGAGGGCGATGGGACTGCCGGAGCGCAGGGTCGAGAGGCATGTCCTCCGCGCGGTCATGCCGTCCTTCCTCGGCTTCCTCTTCCAGCACTTCGTCGAGGTCTCGACGCTCGCCCTCGTGGTCGATGCCTTCTTCGGCCTCTTCGGCCTCGGCAAGATGCTCCAGTGGGGCTTCCGCATATCCGGCGACCTCTACACCCTCGATCCGGACGTCTTCTTCTACCCCCTGGCGGTCTTTATGGTGGTGAACTTCTTCATCCTCCTCGCTGTTACGGTTCTGTCGGAACTTCTAGCTCCCGGAGGTGGCGGCGTTGAGGCTTGA
- a CDS encoding ABC transporter permease, with protein MWGFELELKKSLRTKKFWLILVLILLIYAMAFREVKDNLEGATNPQELLITSVVGYIAVSAFLFIGVYALMAGATSVNSDLEDGTVRVVLSKPLGRVSYLLGKFLGQALSVVVAMAFATLLSFAITKYYGLSLTASLVGDLVLSNLLILFTMLQLLALGLLISTFVRSPNTALGLALVLFFVTGLVMPQVVDGFAEDKAKEEFGIKGWDDFDKLSKDELRAYHERLKELYREYHLRYLFYAPQVLMLDIFTDIDRTTFNDDGTYTVEYRGVKRVMANNPAQTALIVGLIPVYLGVALFRFRRMDLR; from the coding sequence ATGTGGGGGTTTGAGCTGGAGTTGAAGAAAAGCCTCAGAACGAAGAAGTTCTGGTTGATATTAGTTTTGATTTTGCTGATATATGCCATGGCCTTTAGAGAAGTAAAGGACAACCTCGAAGGGGCAACAAATCCGCAGGAACTCCTTATCACGAGCGTCGTGGGTTACATAGCGGTCAGCGCGTTCCTCTTCATCGGCGTCTACGCCCTCATGGCCGGGGCGACTTCGGTGAACTCGGACCTTGAAGACGGGACGGTGAGGGTAGTTCTCAGCAAGCCACTTGGAAGGGTTTCATACCTGCTCGGCAAGTTCCTCGGCCAGGCCCTCAGCGTAGTCGTCGCCATGGCCTTCGCCACCCTCCTCTCCTTCGCGATAACGAAGTACTACGGCCTCTCCCTCACCGCCTCCCTCGTCGGTGACCTGGTTCTCTCGAACCTGTTAATCCTGTTCACCATGCTCCAGCTCCTCGCCCTTGGCCTTTTGATTTCCACCTTCGTGCGCTCCCCCAACACTGCCCTGGGACTGGCCCTGGTCCTGTTCTTCGTTACCGGCCTCGTCATGCCCCAGGTGGTGGACGGCTTTGCGGAGGACAAAGCCAAGGAAGAGTTCGGGATTAAGGGCTGGGATGACTTTGATAAGCTTTCGAAAGACGAGTTGAGGGCCTATCACGAGCGCCTGAAGGAGCTTTACAGGGAGTACCACCTGAGGTACCTCTTCTACGCCCCCCAGGTGCTCATGCTCGACATATTCACTGACATAGACAGAACCACTTTCAACGATGACGGCACGTACACCGTCGAGTACCGCGGGGTTAAGCGAGTCATGGCCAACAATCCCGCCCAGACTGCCCTGATAGTTGGACTTATTCCGGTTTACCTTGGAGTGGCCCTCTTTAGGTTCAGGAGGATGGATTTGAGGTGA
- a CDS encoding ABC transporter permease subunit, giving the protein MRLDRKEKAGIALILLVMLLAVLPVGVIVPAEKAASWNYLPYWNDYPRNARPIWLSSGFRTLESAGTNFSMTFAVDGIVPGNVMIEGNSTVRLVIHRPDGLSVVLGPVKVDERTSINSNPTLATGAYDFAESLGYGPESRPLFTPTQLLFMGYGGEVLEGRYTLEVESSSPVAVTVFGDSYGLLGTDSYGRDLWVGFVLAGRSTLLVSLEVSLLVIIIGLLLGLFAGYYRSRLAILLESLLNSLGALPVLPLAMLMIFSFSTTGIAMTREIKTETLSLILALLLAGKFGSAVRGFVVQEKVKEHVAAARALGAGDLHILRRHILKPVIPYALSHFSLLFPKVVALVAILGFFNMIPSDNWGSFILEGLNQNALYAGRWWWFLAPVVTMVLLSVGFALLWEDETSEGVLA; this is encoded by the coding sequence TTGAGGCTTGACCGGAAGGAAAAAGCCGGAATCGCGCTGATACTGCTGGTGATGCTCCTCGCGGTCCTTCCCGTCGGTGTAATAGTGCCCGCTGAAAAGGCCGCCAGCTGGAACTACCTGCCATACTGGAACGACTACCCCCGGAACGCCAGGCCTATCTGGCTCTCTTCGGGCTTCAGAACCCTTGAATCGGCTGGAACGAATTTTTCAATGACCTTCGCGGTTGATGGCATCGTTCCGGGAAACGTGATGATCGAGGGTAACTCGACGGTTAGGCTCGTGATTCACCGCCCCGACGGCCTTTCCGTGGTTCTCGGTCCGGTGAAGGTGGACGAGAGGACGAGCATCAACTCCAACCCCACCCTCGCGACGGGGGCTTACGATTTTGCCGAGTCCCTCGGCTACGGCCCGGAGAGCAGGCCCCTCTTCACGCCCACCCAGCTTCTCTTCATGGGGTACGGCGGCGAGGTTCTGGAGGGAAGGTACACCCTTGAGGTCGAATCCTCCTCCCCCGTTGCCGTCACGGTCTTTGGCGATTCCTACGGTCTCCTTGGCACCGACTCCTACGGCCGCGACCTCTGGGTGGGTTTCGTCCTGGCCGGTAGAAGCACGTTACTCGTGTCGCTTGAGGTCTCCCTCCTTGTGATTATCATCGGCCTGCTCCTCGGTCTCTTCGCCGGCTACTATCGGAGCCGGCTGGCGATTCTTCTCGAGAGCCTGCTGAACTCCCTGGGGGCGCTCCCCGTCCTTCCCCTCGCGATGCTGATGATATTCTCATTCTCAACGACGGGCATAGCGATGACCAGGGAAATAAAAACGGAAACCCTGTCGCTGATACTTGCCCTCCTGCTCGCGGGCAAGTTCGGGAGTGCCGTGAGGGGCTTCGTCGTTCAGGAGAAGGTCAAGGAGCACGTTGCCGCGGCGAGGGCCCTGGGGGCCGGTGATCTCCACATCCTCAGGAGGCACATCCTAAAGCCGGTGATTCCCTACGCCCTGAGCCACTTCAGCCTCCTGTTCCCCAAAGTGGTCGCGCTCGTGGCGATACTCGGGTTTTTCAACATGATTCCAAGCGACAACTGGGGTTCGTTCATACTGGAGGGCCTCAACCAGAATGCCCTCTACGCGGGCAGATGGTGGTGGTTTTTAGCTCCTGTCGTCACGATGGTGCTTCTGAGCGTGGGCTTTGCCCTGCTCTGGGAGGATGAGACTTCAGAGGGGGTGCTGGCATAA
- a CDS encoding Lrp/AsnC family transcriptional regulator: MVTAFILMVTAAGKEREVMEKLLAMPEVKEAYVVYGEYDLVVKVETDTLKDLDQFITEKIRKMTEIQMTSTMIAI; this comes from the coding sequence ATGGTGACGGCTTTTATTTTGATGGTTACGGCCGCTGGAAAGGAAAGGGAAGTTATGGAGAAGCTTCTGGCCATGCCAGAGGTTAAGGAGGCTTACGTGGTCTACGGCGAATACGACCTTGTCGTAAAGGTCGAAACCGACACGCTCAAGGACCTTGACCAGTTCATAACCGAGAAGATAAGGAAAATGACCGAGATCCAGATGACCTCGACGATGATAGCCATCTGA
- a CDS encoding ABC transporter ATP-binding protein — MLRVENLVKVYKDVRALDGLNLEVKPGQVYGFLGPNGAGKSTTILSTLGLIFPQEGRIKLFGEEVFRDGKFDEGKLVKAKARIGYMPEHATLWDFLTPEQTLEVIADAFGIPRAEKERRISELLDLVGLKEARRRKVGKFSKGMRQRLLLAQALINDPELLILDEPMTGLDPKGIAEFKEIIREQRKAGKTVFFSSHILAHVEEVCDTVGVIVKGKLRLEDSIENIKREFLRKAGYTIVIETNRPVDWSSAELSVTPLGENKYRVVASRDVREELHDFVASQGAKILTMQVKEPSLEEIFLKLVG, encoded by the coding sequence ATGCTTAGGGTTGAGAACCTTGTTAAGGTTTATAAGGACGTTAGGGCTTTGGACGGTCTTAACCTTGAGGTTAAGCCCGGTCAGGTTTACGGCTTCCTTGGACCCAACGGTGCTGGTAAGAGCACGACGATCCTCAGCACCCTCGGCCTCATCTTCCCTCAGGAAGGGAGGATTAAATTGTTTGGTGAGGAAGTCTTCAGGGACGGGAAGTTTGATGAGGGTAAGCTCGTCAAGGCTAAAGCCAGAATCGGTTACATGCCCGAGCATGCCACGCTCTGGGATTTTCTGACTCCCGAGCAGACTCTTGAGGTTATCGCTGACGCCTTCGGGATTCCGAGGGCTGAGAAAGAGAGGCGGATTAGCGAACTCCTTGACTTGGTTGGTTTGAAGGAAGCCAGGAGGAGAAAGGTTGGCAAGTTCTCCAAAGGAATGCGTCAGAGGCTTCTCCTTGCCCAGGCGCTCATCAACGACCCGGAGCTTTTGATTCTTGATGAGCCGATGACTGGGTTGGATCCAAAGGGCATAGCAGAGTTCAAGGAGATTATCAGGGAGCAGAGGAAGGCTGGAAAGACGGTGTTCTTCTCAAGCCACATCCTCGCGCACGTGGAAGAGGTTTGCGACACCGTTGGCGTAATAGTCAAGGGCAAACTCCGCTTGGAGGATAGCATCGAGAACATCAAGCGGGAGTTCCTGAGGAAGGCGGGCTACACGATAGTCATTGAAACGAACAGGCCGGTGGACTGGAGTTCAGCGGAATTGAGCGTGACCCCGCTCGGTGAGAACAAGTACCGCGTTGTTGCTTCGAGGGACGTTAGGGAGGAGTTGCATGATTTTGTGGCTTCGCAGGGGGCGAAGATTCTGACGATGCAGGTGAAAGAACCCAGCCTGGAGGAAATATTCCTCAAACTCGTCGGGTAG